The Candidatus Poribacteria bacterium genome includes a region encoding these proteins:
- a CDS encoding glycosyltransferase family 4 protein translates to MTKDGAESQLLKTLDRLPPEQYEASVVLSRAEGERVRELAALPCVREVATLASEGRRMRLLEKAFALGGIVNAVKPDIVHSWLWYSNFLCGLSRKFGLWRQIPFIASQRGDYHARYGKFRLYLTEKLIYNAADVLLTNAAQIQRQLHQRYPDKKVFSIPNLLELPAETWSPHTSPPEEKLIVSVGRFASEKGHRYLIEALNSLNRADVAWRCRFLGEGELEAELRALTTEYELSERVAFPGFCEDVFSVLLTADAFVLPSLHESSPNALIEAMGIGMPCIASDVGGIVDLIEDGKNGIRVPPQDPAALAAALYQVLTEPDLASELGKNARATIQEKFDSAASLRKLEGVYRQLFVE, encoded by the coding sequence ATGACAAAGGACGGTGCCGAATCGCAACTGCTCAAGACGTTGGATCGGTTGCCACCGGAGCAGTATGAAGCGTCCGTTGTGCTGAGTCGTGCCGAAGGGGAACGCGTCAGGGAACTCGCCGCACTGCCCTGTGTGCGGGAAGTCGCAACGCTTGCAAGTGAAGGCAGACGCATGCGGTTGCTCGAAAAGGCGTTCGCACTTGGGGGTATTGTTAACGCTGTCAAGCCCGACATTGTGCATAGTTGGTTATGGTACTCCAATTTCCTCTGTGGACTCTCGCGTAAATTCGGACTGTGGCGACAGATTCCGTTCATCGCTTCGCAACGCGGCGACTACCATGCGCGATACGGGAAGTTTCGGCTCTATCTTACGGAGAAACTCATCTACAATGCCGCAGATGTCCTGCTGACGAACGCCGCGCAGATCCAACGACAACTCCACCAGCGGTATCCAGACAAAAAGGTTTTTAGTATCCCCAATCTATTGGAACTACCTGCCGAAACGTGGTCGCCGCACACGTCTCCTCCCGAGGAAAAATTAATCGTAAGCGTCGGACGATTCGCCTCTGAAAAGGGGCATCGGTATCTGATTGAGGCGTTAAACTCGCTGAACCGAGCAGATGTCGCATGGCGGTGCAGGTTTCTCGGTGAGGGTGAACTGGAGGCGGAACTCCGAGCACTCACAACGGAATACGAACTCTCGGAACGGGTGGCGTTTCCAGGTTTTTGTGAAGATGTTTTTTCTGTGCTTTTGACGGCAGATGCGTTTGTGCTTCCGTCGTTGCACGAGAGTTCACCGAACGCATTGATCGAGGCGATGGGAATCGGGATGCCGTGCATTGCATCGGATGTGGGAGGTATCGTGGATTTGATAGAAGATGGGAAGAACGGTATCCGAGTGCCACCACAGGATCCAGCGGCGTTAGCGGCGGCACTATATCAGGTGCTGACGGAGCCTGATCTTGCGAGTGAATTGGGTAAGAATGCCCGCGCGACGATTCAGGAGAAGTTTGATAGTGCGGCGTCTCTTCGGAAATTAGAAGGCGTTTATCGGCAATTGTTCGTTGAGTAA
- a CDS encoding histidinol-phosphate transaminase, with protein sequence MLKPKPSIDTIQPYQGGKPIEEVRRELGIADIIKLASNENPLGPSPLAMQAIAESVTQVHLYPDGNAYYLKADLAASFGVSAEHLILGNGSNDVLQLVAEAYVAPGDEVIYAAGAFVVYSLVTKLCSATAVVVPMVEHTHDLSAMAAAITDKTKVIFVANPNNPTGTMVTADEAAAFMEQVPDNVLVVFDEAYYEYVDRPDYPQTLPYVLEGRNFIITRTFSKIYGLAGLRIGYGIAPPPLVETLNRVRQPFNCSLVGQAAARAALKDTAHVTKSREENAVGKAFLYEAFGDMGLRYVESEGNFIMLHLERSGAEIADALLKEGVIVRPIAGYGYPNAVRVTIGTQQENERFIKALKVVN encoded by the coding sequence ATGCTAAAACCGAAACCCAGCATTGACACGATTCAGCCGTATCAGGGGGGTAAACCGATTGAAGAGGTCCGGCGCGAACTCGGCATTGCCGATATTATCAAGCTGGCGTCCAACGAAAATCCGTTAGGTCCTTCACCGTTGGCGATGCAGGCGATTGCGGAGAGTGTCACACAGGTGCATCTGTACCCTGACGGTAACGCCTACTACCTCAAAGCGGATCTCGCGGCGTCCTTCGGGGTTTCTGCTGAACATCTAATTTTAGGGAACGGCTCGAACGACGTGCTACAACTCGTCGCCGAAGCCTACGTTGCACCGGGGGATGAGGTGATCTATGCGGCGGGTGCATTCGTCGTCTATAGTCTTGTGACGAAGTTGTGCAGTGCCACAGCAGTCGTCGTGCCGATGGTGGAACATACACACGATCTCTCTGCCATGGCAGCAGCGATTACCGATAAGACGAAGGTTATCTTCGTGGCGAATCCGAACAACCCTACCGGTACGATGGTCACAGCGGACGAGGCGGCGGCGTTTATGGAACAAGTGCCCGACAATGTGCTGGTCGTTTTTGACGAAGCCTATTATGAGTACGTCGACCGTCCAGACTACCCACAGACACTCCCTTATGTGCTGGAGGGACGGAACTTCATCATCACCCGAACGTTTTCTAAGATTTACGGACTTGCTGGGCTGCGCATCGGCTACGGCATCGCGCCTCCGCCGTTGGTTGAGACGTTAAATCGGGTGCGCCAACCCTTCAATTGCAGCTTGGTCGGACAAGCGGCGGCGCGAGCCGCACTCAAGGATACCGCACATGTTACGAAGAGCCGAGAAGAGAACGCTGTTGGTAAAGCCTTCCTCTACGAGGCGTTTGGCGATATGGGACTCCGGTATGTCGAAAGTGAGGGCAATTTCATCATGTTGCACCTCGAACGTTCGGGGGCGGAGATCGCTGACGCACTTCTGAAGGAAGGGGTCATCGTGCGCCCGATTGCGGGCTACGGCTATCCGAATGCGGTGCGCGTAACGATCGGCACACAGCAGGAAAACGAAAGATTCATCAAGGCTTTAAAAGTGGTCAACTGA
- the mutY gene encoding A/G-specific adenine glycosylase, whose protein sequence is MHKKPLHEHYQDFRDALLAWFDVYQRDMPWRRTGDPYRIWVSEVMLQQTQVKKVVEYYERFIELFPNVQHLAAAPLQDVLKVWEGLGYYARARNLHKAAQVVVDELDGKIPEDYAGFRKLPGVGDYSAAAVQSIAFNAPYAAVDGNIKRVLARLFLMESPINDAKSAKVFQQKADALLDVNAPGCFNQAMMELGATVCRPQSPTCLVCPVNSFCAAFRTARQDEFPYRRETKPVPEHHLAVGVIYRDETVLLTQRQLDGLLGGLWEFPGGQLAEGETAEAACVRHIAEVVNLSVTNVRYLTRVRHAYTHFKVVVDVFQCDYQAGEVVLKGPRDAKWVAVTALKEYPLPRVTHKFLEELIADGT, encoded by the coding sequence CCAAGATTTTCGGGACGCGTTGTTGGCGTGGTTTGACGTGTATCAGCGCGATATGCCGTGGCGACGGACCGGTGATCCTTACCGGATTTGGGTGTCTGAGGTGATGCTCCAGCAGACACAGGTCAAGAAGGTCGTGGAATACTATGAGCGATTTATCGAGCTGTTCCCCAATGTGCAACACTTGGCAGCTGCACCGCTGCAAGATGTCCTGAAGGTGTGGGAAGGTCTGGGGTATTATGCGAGGGCACGGAATCTCCACAAAGCGGCACAGGTCGTTGTAGATGAACTGGACGGGAAGATACCTGAGGATTATGCGGGTTTTCGGAAGTTGCCGGGTGTCGGGGATTACAGCGCGGCGGCGGTGCAGAGTATCGCTTTTAATGCACCATACGCCGCTGTGGATGGGAACATTAAACGCGTGCTGGCACGCCTGTTCCTGATGGAGTCGCCGATTAACGACGCCAAGTCAGCGAAGGTGTTTCAGCAGAAAGCGGATGCGCTTTTGGACGTGAATGCCCCTGGATGCTTCAATCAGGCGATGATGGAGTTGGGGGCAACCGTGTGTCGTCCGCAATCCCCGACGTGTCTTGTGTGTCCCGTGAATTCGTTTTGTGCGGCGTTCCGGACGGCACGTCAAGACGAGTTTCCGTATCGGCGCGAGACGAAACCTGTTCCGGAACACCATCTCGCTGTCGGGGTTATCTATAGGGACGAGACGGTTTTACTCACACAGCGGCAACTGGACGGTTTGCTCGGTGGGCTTTGGGAGTTTCCGGGCGGACAACTCGCCGAGGGTGAGACTGCCGAGGCGGCTTGTGTTCGGCATATCGCTGAGGTCGTCAACCTCTCTGTCACCAATGTGCGGTATCTCACGCGGGTTAGGCATGCTTATACGCATTTCAAGGTGGTTGTAGATGTGTTTCAGTGCGATTATCAGGCGGGTGAGGTCGTGCTGAAGGGGCCGCGGGATGCGAAGTGGGTCGCGGTTACGGCACTAAAGGAGTATCCGCTCCCGCGTGTGACGCATAAGTTTTTGGAAGAATTGATTGCGGATGGAACGTAA
- a CDS encoding class I SAM-dependent methyltransferase has product MDEFFAVGRHRVTEWHRAYIQNAYRELEEGTTRNQLDTLNIDATGKRVLDVGCGAGNLLVALSTDTPELLVGVDVDAVFLTYGRSQIGEFVAPFSADPVLLRAALPNLPFADETFDVVTCFLVMPHVPDDKAALMELARVLKPGGTLAISGHGLGFPLRYLKRFRLKPLQMYLASLIYGCTGKKWIRNTLQNDRKICDLLKRIGVVPEMRHYNKRVLGCVATYWIKAIKSDVSPKATQ; this is encoded by the coding sequence GTGGATGAATTCTTTGCTGTGGGGAGACATCGCGTGACAGAATGGCATCGTGCATACATTCAGAATGCTTACCGCGAGTTAGAAGAGGGGACAACGCGTAATCAACTCGATACTTTGAACATTGATGCTACCGGCAAAAGGGTGTTAGATGTCGGGTGTGGAGCCGGGAATCTTCTTGTTGCCCTCTCCACCGATACACCCGAACTCCTTGTGGGTGTCGATGTAGATGCGGTCTTCTTGACGTACGGACGTTCTCAAATCGGGGAGTTCGTAGCACCCTTTTCTGCAGATCCTGTTTTGCTGCGTGCCGCGCTTCCGAATCTGCCGTTCGCAGACGAAACTTTTGATGTGGTCACCTGTTTCCTTGTCATGCCGCATGTGCCGGACGACAAAGCCGCCTTAATGGAGTTGGCGCGAGTCTTGAAACCCGGCGGCACCCTCGCGATCTCTGGACACGGTTTGGGATTTCCGCTCCGGTATCTCAAGCGTTTCAGACTGAAGCCGTTACAGATGTACCTCGCCAGTCTGATTTATGGATGCACGGGGAAAAAATGGATTCGGAACACACTTCAAAACGACAGGAAAATCTGCGACCTCTTAAAGCGTATCGGCGTGGTGCCCGAGATGCGGCACTACAACAAACGGGTGCTTGGATGCGTTGCGACTTACTGGATTAAGGCGATTAAGAGTGATGTGAGTCCTAAAGCGACACAGTAA
- a CDS encoding aldo/keto reductase, translating into MATNQDLPTIPRRRLGRTELSIPVVPFGTQGFGNNFGPVSDEEAVDLIKHSVSIGVNHFDCARCYGDSMRKFGLALKEIPREDVIITGRLCCHSAAKWGGYGEGRPDYSAERAIADLEDQLELLGIDYFDGMLIHDPGEIDPTLEKGGTLDGLLQCKARGLVRHLGYGMRPHDFHLKAMATGDIDLILCFNDYNLIRQTAADTILPYAAEHDIGVMNGWSILRGILTGVDLDAEIARGRWKKEGDVAASYPIWEWCVEEGISLLQLALQFCLKEERIQGNNIGSLNVEQLEANVRAASTPLPDEVWEQYEARFGTNN; encoded by the coding sequence ATGGCAACCAATCAAGATCTTCCCACAATCCCGAGGCGACGCCTCGGGAGGACGGAGTTGAGTATCCCCGTTGTTCCGTTCGGCACGCAGGGATTTGGAAACAACTTCGGTCCCGTCTCGGATGAAGAGGCTGTAGATCTCATTAAACACTCCGTCTCCATCGGTGTGAACCACTTCGATTGTGCACGCTGTTATGGGGATTCAATGCGCAAATTCGGTCTGGCGTTGAAAGAGATCCCGCGCGAGGATGTCATCATCACCGGAAGGCTCTGTTGCCATTCCGCCGCGAAATGGGGTGGCTACGGAGAAGGGAGACCCGATTATTCCGCCGAACGCGCAATCGCCGACCTCGAAGACCAACTCGAACTCCTCGGCATAGATTATTTCGACGGAATGCTTATCCACGACCCAGGCGAGATCGATCCCACGTTGGAAAAGGGAGGCACGCTCGATGGGTTGCTCCAGTGTAAAGCGCGTGGACTCGTCCGACATCTCGGATACGGGATGCGTCCCCACGATTTCCACCTCAAGGCGATGGCGACAGGCGACATCGACCTCATCCTCTGCTTCAACGACTATAACCTCATCCGGCAGACCGCTGCTGACACCATCCTTCCCTATGCCGCTGAACACGACATCGGGGTAATGAACGGTTGGTCGATCCTGCGCGGCATCCTCACAGGTGTCGATCTCGACGCCGAGATTGCAAGGGGACGTTGGAAAAAAGAGGGTGATGTTGCAGCATCATACCCAATTTGGGAATGGTGCGTTGAAGAAGGAATTAGTTTGCTTCAACTTGCCCTCCAGTTCTGTCTGAAAGAAGAACGGATTCAAGGCAACAACATCGGGAGTCTCAATGTCGAGCAGCTTGAGGCGAACGTCCGAGCCGCCAGCACACCACTCCCCGATGAGGTATGGGAACAATATGAAGCACGCTTCGGCACAAATAATTAG
- the ispG gene encoding flavodoxin-dependent (E)-4-hydroxy-3-methylbut-2-enyl-diphosphate synthase gives MKELLQISNKRPTRKIMVGNVPIGGGTPISIQTMTTTLTRDVDATLAQVERCAEAGAQIVRVAVPEEPDAKALGALVKRAPVPIVSDIHFNYRYALAAVDAGVAKVRINPGNIGSEERIAEVLSAAKAANIPIRIGVNEGSLERDLLEKYPSPTAEALVESAMRHVKICEEHDFRDIAISVKSSDPLRMIAANRQFSAKVPYPLHLGVTEAGTPRRSHVKSTLGIGTLLLEGIGDTIRISITGDPVEEVLTAKELLRALGMAEDMLDVVSCPFCGRGDPAADYENIVAVAEELLEKHGIKIPVAVMGCEVNGPGETRNAEVGIHLGGKELAVLKVRGERVRTFRGKDEVNPEFLANALLEAAQQLEAPDNSRTT, from the coding sequence ATGAAAGAACTGCTACAAATCAGCAATAAGCGTCCTACGCGAAAAATTATGGTAGGGAACGTCCCAATCGGCGGTGGCACCCCTATCTCCATCCAGACGATGACGACGACGCTGACGCGCGATGTCGATGCGACACTGGCACAGGTAGAGCGGTGTGCGGAGGCGGGCGCGCAGATTGTCCGCGTTGCTGTCCCTGAAGAGCCGGATGCCAAGGCACTCGGTGCGCTTGTGAAGCGTGCCCCTGTACCCATAGTTTCGGATATCCATTTCAACTACCGATATGCACTCGCCGCGGTAGACGCCGGAGTGGCGAAGGTTCGCATTAATCCGGGGAACATCGGGAGTGAAGAGCGGATTGCTGAGGTATTGTCTGCGGCGAAAGCGGCGAATATTCCGATCCGTATCGGGGTCAATGAGGGATCGCTTGAACGGGATCTCTTAGAGAAATATCCGTCCCCAACGGCGGAAGCGTTGGTGGAGAGTGCGATGCGGCACGTCAAGATTTGTGAGGAACACGATTTCAGGGACATCGCCATCTCCGTGAAATCGAGCGATCCACTTCGGATGATAGCCGCGAACCGTCAGTTTTCAGCGAAGGTCCCGTATCCGTTGCATCTCGGTGTGACAGAGGCGGGGACACCGCGGCGTTCGCACGTCAAATCGACACTCGGTATCGGCACGTTGTTATTAGAGGGGATTGGTGACACCATCCGTATCTCGATTACCGGTGACCCCGTTGAGGAGGTCTTGACGGCGAAAGAGCTTCTTCGGGCATTGGGTATGGCGGAAGACATGTTAGACGTTGTTTCCTGCCCGTTCTGCGGGCGCGGCGACCCTGCGGCGGACTATGAGAACATTGTGGCTGTCGCTGAGGAACTTTTAGAGAAACACGGCATCAAGATCCCAGTTGCTGTGATGGGGTGTGAAGTTAACGGTCCCGGTGAGACTCGCAACGCTGAGGTCGGTATCCATCTGGGGGGTAAGGAACTCGCCGTTCTGAAGGTTCGCGGTGAACGGGTGCGTACCTTCCGCGGGAAAGACGAGGTCAACCCCGAATTTTTGGCAAACGCATTGTTAGAGGCGGCACAACAGTTAGAGGCGCCGGATAATTCCCGCACAACATAA
- a CDS encoding DUF1080 domain-containing protein, translated as MAQTPPESAVILFDGTDLSNWTSLDGSEPGWQVEGDAMLVIPRSGDVISKETFTDHFVHVEFRCPDMPEATGQAKGNSGVFLQGRYEVQVLDSYGIAVPGMGDCGAIYNQFAPLVNACKPPLEWQTYDIIFRAPRFDDAGAMTEGPRITVIQNGLVIINNAQLGGATVGSIDSEAATPGPLKLQDHGNDVRYRNIWAVPLPLEGSDKY; from the coding sequence ATGGCACAAACACCTCCAGAATCCGCAGTCATCCTCTTTGACGGCACAGATCTCAGCAACTGGACAAGCTTAGACGGCAGCGAGCCGGGTTGGCAAGTCGAAGGCGACGCGATGCTCGTGATCCCACGCAGCGGCGACGTCATCAGCAAGGAAACCTTCACCGATCATTTCGTTCACGTCGAATTCAGATGTCCCGATATGCCTGAAGCAACAGGACAGGCGAAAGGCAACAGCGGTGTCTTCCTCCAAGGCAGATATGAAGTCCAAGTCTTGGATTCTTACGGCATTGCAGTCCCGGGAATGGGCGATTGCGGCGCAATTTACAACCAGTTCGCCCCGCTTGTCAACGCCTGCAAACCGCCCCTTGAATGGCAGACCTACGACATCATCTTCCGAGCCCCCCGCTTCGACGATGCCGGCGCAATGACTGAAGGTCCACGCATCACCGTCATTCAGAACGGCTTGGTCATTATCAACAACGCCCAACTCGGTGGTGCAACCGTCGGAAGTATCGATTCAGAAGCCGCCACACCGGGTCCACTCAAACTGCAAGACCACGGCAACGACGTTCGCTACCGGAACATCTGGGCAGTCCCACTCCCGCTTGAAGGCTCAGACAAATATTAA
- a CDS encoding undecaprenyl-diphosphate phosphatase, which yields MLQATVLILPLESQRFKCYNTSMTFLEAIFLGILQGLTEFLPVSSSGHLVLAQQFLGLKEPLVFFDVMLHVGTLAAVLVAYREAIGRLVTGGLSTVGSPRFWRKLKSTLNTSAELKFIWLIFLGSIPTGIIAVVFKTQLESFFDEVRIVSGMLILTGIILQLPRLRREKTDVSDNPAGELKTWHAPLIGIAQGCAITPGISRSGTTISLALFLGIPAKTAAEYSFLLSIPAILGAVALKIRDLGDTTIPFHIVGTGMLASFIVGYIALRFLLVMLNRGKFSIFSYYCVALGLTSLLIALIQ from the coding sequence ATGTTGCAGGCTACGGTTTTAATTTTACCACTTGAAAGCCAACGTTTTAAGTGCTACAATACCTCCATGACATTTCTTGAAGCGATTTTCCTCGGGATTTTACAAGGTCTCACAGAATTCCTACCCGTCAGTAGCTCAGGCCATCTCGTCTTGGCGCAGCAATTCCTCGGACTCAAGGAACCCCTCGTCTTTTTCGATGTGATGCTTCACGTCGGCACATTAGCCGCCGTGCTCGTCGCGTATCGTGAGGCAATAGGAAGGTTAGTAACAGGTGGGCTTTCTACGGTCGGGAGTCCCCGCTTCTGGCGGAAACTCAAGTCAACACTCAACACGTCGGCGGAACTCAAGTTTATCTGGCTAATATTTCTCGGTTCCATTCCCACAGGCATAATCGCTGTGGTGTTCAAGACGCAATTAGAGTCCTTTTTCGACGAGGTCCGCATCGTGAGCGGCATGCTCATCCTCACCGGCATTATTCTTCAACTCCCGCGACTCCGTAGAGAGAAGACGGATGTTTCTGATAACCCCGCAGGCGAATTGAAAACGTGGCACGCCCCCCTCATCGGCATCGCACAAGGCTGCGCAATTACACCCGGCATCTCCCGTTCCGGCACGACAATCTCGTTGGCACTCTTTTTGGGGATTCCCGCAAAAACCGCGGCGGAATACTCTTTCCTTCTCTCAATTCCTGCGATTCTCGGCGCCGTTGCCCTCAAAATCCGAGACCTCGGAGACACCACAATCCCGTTTCACATCGTCGGAACCGGGATGCTCGCTTCGTTTATCGTCGGTTACATCGCGTTGCGGTTCCTACTGGTCATGCTAAACCGAGGCAAATTCTCGATCTTTTCCTATTACTGTGTCGCTTTAGGACTCACATCACTCTTAATCGCCTTAATCCAGTAA
- a CDS encoding polysaccharide deacetylase family protein, whose protein sequence is MRNFLKNVVAIFVCLSGMPILIREWVCRHRVAILLYHDPKPAIFAKHIAYLSRHYTIIPLDSLVSALHQNDFSQIPPKSVVITIDDGHAGNIALLPIFRQYRIRPTLYVCTQIVNTHRHFWFKIDGQSKAEKERLKRLSNAERLAHLKRTTDFEPEKVYPERQALTIAEMKEMAERVDFQPHTRFHPILPRCTETECRHEVLKSKTDLETLLGIMCSHFSYPNGDYTEREVEIVKAGEFCSARTTDIGWNTLDTPLYRLKAVPITDDAGLTLFRSELTTISQRLSRWMNSLLWGDIA, encoded by the coding sequence ATGCGTAATTTTCTAAAAAATGTGGTAGCAATTTTTGTGTGTCTATCGGGAATGCCTATTCTCATTCGGGAATGGGTGTGTCGACATCGGGTGGCTATCCTGCTGTATCACGACCCGAAACCGGCGATTTTCGCGAAACATATCGCCTATCTCTCGCGCCATTATACGATTATCCCACTGGATTCGCTTGTCTCCGCTCTCCACCAAAATGACTTCTCGCAGATCCCCCCGAAAAGTGTTGTGATTACAATCGACGACGGACACGCTGGGAATATCGCACTCCTGCCGATTTTCAGGCAGTACCGTATCCGTCCGACGCTCTATGTCTGCACACAGATTGTTAATACACACCGGCATTTCTGGTTCAAGATAGACGGACAATCTAAGGCGGAGAAGGAGAGGCTGAAAAGACTCTCAAATGCGGAACGGTTGGCGCACCTCAAGCGGACTACGGATTTTGAACCTGAAAAGGTGTATCCAGAGAGGCAGGCACTCACAATCGCGGAAATGAAAGAGATGGCGGAACGCGTTGACTTTCAGCCGCATACCCGATTCCATCCGATCCTCCCACGCTGTACGGAGACGGAGTGTCGACATGAGGTGCTTAAGAGCAAAACGGATTTGGAAACGCTTTTGGGGATTATGTGTTCGCATTTCAGTTACCCGAACGGCGATTATACGGAACGCGAGGTTGAAATTGTGAAGGCAGGTGAGTTCTGTTCAGCACGCACGACGGATATCGGGTGGAACACATTGGATACGCCGCTGTATCGGCTGAAGGCTGTTCCGATCACGGATGACGCTGGACTGACCCTCTTCCGTTCAGAGCTCACAACGATTTCGCAACGGCTCAGCAGGTGGATGAATTCTTTGCTGTGGGGAGACATCGCGTGA
- a CDS encoding glycosyltransferase family 39 protein: protein MRKNLILKTIPVQIGFLALFFCLYHLFLYYVMRELSINLGAVRFERHILPLYAEPSFDLSWWILPALAVCIGFLYLSHRYLLSGAESRRLIGIAVICFLAIHISVAQIDGYRELERDGETERVLTLLEPYTRTSLEYYGDVPRVNELGLRRFLRDYSQPELFDTLSGHTRTHPPGGVIFLWFFSKIFGYNLLSASLISILFTAITVIPIYRLGEHLYGEKVGRYALLLFLITPNFVMFTGTSMDGPFSVFPILSVYLFYKARHQETLSDQTWHEFRPYSLLTGLSLALGMFMTYSTVVVGVFFCVVALLERRQFRQYLKVLLFAASGFIGFYLLLFVLTGFRPIEALWAAIKKDELGMGTGYESVGRYFHLSFANLFAFLIGVGLPITTVWLRQIVVVLKKWRQNTRASEQESGGTRVPWIFRHDEVLDTFVVGFLITLLYFTFSTLFTMEVERIWIFMVPFFVIPVAKYLTTRPISDLYWVAGILVVQLIVGEVLLYTYW from the coding sequence ATGCGCAAAAACTTAATACTTAAAACAATTCCTGTCCAGATTGGATTCCTCGCGCTATTTTTCTGCCTTTATCATCTATTCCTGTATTACGTCATGCGGGAGCTGTCCATCAATCTCGGTGCAGTACGGTTTGAAAGGCACATTTTGCCCCTTTATGCGGAACCGAGTTTCGACCTGAGTTGGTGGATACTGCCTGCCCTCGCCGTGTGTATCGGTTTTCTGTATCTGTCTCACAGATACCTGCTTTCGGGTGCGGAGAGTCGCCGATTGATCGGCATAGCGGTTATCTGCTTCCTTGCGATCCATATCAGCGTTGCCCAAATTGATGGTTACCGAGAGTTGGAACGGGATGGCGAGACGGAACGGGTCCTAACGCTCTTAGAGCCGTATACGCGCACTTCCTTGGAGTATTATGGCGATGTGCCGCGTGTTAACGAACTCGGACTCCGCAGGTTTCTACGGGATTATAGCCAACCGGAATTATTTGATACCCTCTCAGGACACACGCGCACCCATCCGCCGGGGGGTGTGATTTTTTTATGGTTCTTTAGCAAAATCTTCGGTTACAATCTCCTATCGGCATCGTTGATCTCGATTCTCTTCACGGCAATTACAGTCATCCCGATCTATCGCCTCGGCGAACATCTCTACGGCGAAAAGGTTGGTCGATATGCGCTGCTCCTTTTTCTGATTACTCCCAACTTTGTGATGTTCACTGGCACATCAATGGACGGTCCGTTCAGTGTTTTTCCGATCCTGAGCGTTTACCTGTTTTATAAAGCGCGACATCAAGAAACCTTATCGGACCAGACGTGGCACGAATTCCGTCCTTATAGTTTATTAACGGGACTTTCACTTGCGCTTGGGATGTTCATGACGTATTCAACGGTCGTTGTGGGTGTCTTTTTCTGTGTTGTCGCCTTATTGGAGCGGAGACAGTTCAGACAGTATTTGAAGGTCTTGCTGTTCGCGGCTTCCGGATTTATCGGATTTTATCTGTTGCTTTTCGTCCTAACCGGATTCCGTCCGATTGAGGCACTCTGGGCGGCTATCAAGAAAGATGAGTTGGGCATGGGGACGGGATATGAGAGCGTCGGGCGGTATTTCCACCTGAGTTTCGCGAACCTATTTGCGTTCCTTATCGGCGTGGGACTCCCGATAACGACTGTCTGGCTACGGCAGATTGTTGTCGTATTGAAGAAGTGGCGGCAGAATACGCGCGCGTCTGAGCAGGAGAGCGGTGGGACACGTGTTCCTTGGATATTCCGTCATGATGAAGTGTTGGACACGTTCGTTGTCGGTTTCCTCATCACGCTTCTCTACTTCACATTCTCGACGCTGTTTACGATGGAGGTCGAGCGGATCTGGATTTTCATGGTGCCATTTTTCGTGATTCCAGTTGCTAAATATCTCACAACGCGCCCGATATCCGATCTCTATTGGGTTGCAGGGATCCTCGTTGTGCAACTTATCGTCGGAGAGGTCCTTCTCTATACGTATTGGTAG